From the Verrucomicrobiia bacterium genome, one window contains:
- a CDS encoding TVP38/TMEM64 family protein, with protein sequence MEPPEPGQHPTGDRPEPPEGTRPREASEWDTLVAFFRRLGPAAWLGLAWGALPPLGGFLVLFNLGPISEVLRGEAEAGTVRLALGMAVYIAFFMVSAGCGFLPTYSQAILAGYAFGVPAGFGAAWVGFGGASMVGFLISGRLARARIEREIQREARVRAIRDALVGSGFGRALLIVTLVRVPPNSPFALMNLALCASGVARHTYLLGTLLGMAPRTFAAVLVGSQIVDWSDVGKPRWMIVGGIILTITALGLIGTMANRALKRVTGP encoded by the coding sequence ATGGAACCACCCGAACCGGGCCAGCACCCGACAGGAGATCGACCGGAACCGCCGGAGGGTACCCGGCCCCGGGAAGCATCCGAGTGGGACACGCTCGTCGCCTTCTTCCGGCGTCTGGGTCCCGCGGCGTGGCTGGGCCTGGCCTGGGGCGCGCTTCCGCCCCTCGGTGGCTTTCTGGTGCTGTTCAACCTGGGACCGATCTCCGAGGTGCTCCGCGGCGAAGCCGAGGCCGGGACGGTGCGGCTGGCCCTGGGCATGGCGGTGTACATCGCCTTCTTCATGGTGAGCGCCGGTTGCGGGTTCCTGCCCACCTACTCCCAGGCGATCCTCGCCGGCTATGCCTTCGGGGTTCCGGCCGGGTTTGGCGCGGCCTGGGTCGGATTCGGCGGCGCGTCCATGGTGGGCTTTCTGATCTCCGGGAGGCTCGCCCGGGCCCGTATCGAGCGCGAGATCCAGCGCGAGGCCAGGGTCCGGGCCATTCGGGATGCGTTGGTGGGATCCGGTTTCGGCAGGGCCCTCCTAATCGTGACGCTCGTCCGGGTGCCGCCCAATTCGCCGTTCGCGCTGATGAACCTGGCCCTTTGCGCCTCCGGGGTCGCCAGGCACACCTACCTGCTGGGAACGCTCCTCGGCATGGCGCCCCGGACCTTTGCCGCAGTCCTGGTGGGCAGCCAGATCGTCGATTGGTCGGATGTCGGGAAGCCGCGCTGGATGATCGTCGGCGGGATTATTCTGACGATCACCGCGCTGGGGTTGATCGGGACCATGGCGAACCGGGCCCTGAAGCGGGTGACCGGCCCCTAG
- a CDS encoding circularly permuted type 2 ATP-grasp protein: MLDRYEGGAFYDELVNGEGAVRPHYRRFLERFNSLTVDEFQQKRQAVDLAFLRQGITFNVYGEKEGTERIFPFDLFPRIIPAKEWERVEAGLIQRITALNLFLHDIYHEQRILREGVIPPSYVLSARHFRREFVNSQVPRDIYMHICGTDLIRDRDGKYLVLEDNGRCPSGVSYVLENRRAMRRSFAGMFEAVGVRGVAIYPDVLLKTLRYIAPAGVAEPTVVLLTPGPFNSAYFEHTYLARQMGIEIVEGRDLVVQDARVFMRTTKGLKPVHVIYRRIDDDFLDPTVFRKDSTLGVPGLIHAYRAGNVSLANSIGTGIADDKVMYYFVPRIIRFYLGQDPILENVPTYLASEEEDRRYILEHLPELVVKAANESGGYGMLMGPQAGREELAAFRERIVADPRNYIAQPVISLSRHPTYCDGAFSGRHIDLRPFVLSGEKIFVLPGGLTRVALREGSLVVNSSQGGGSKDTWVLYGDE; this comes from the coding sequence TTGCTGGACCGATACGAGGGCGGGGCGTTCTACGACGAACTGGTCAACGGGGAGGGCGCGGTGCGTCCGCACTACCGGCGTTTTCTGGAGCGATTCAACTCATTGACGGTGGACGAGTTCCAGCAGAAGCGGCAGGCGGTGGACCTGGCGTTTCTGAGGCAGGGGATCACGTTCAACGTGTACGGAGAGAAGGAGGGGACGGAGCGGATTTTCCCGTTCGACCTGTTTCCACGGATCATTCCGGCGAAGGAATGGGAGCGGGTGGAAGCGGGGTTGATCCAGCGGATCACGGCGTTGAACCTGTTTCTGCACGACATCTACCACGAGCAGCGGATCTTGCGGGAGGGGGTGATCCCGCCGTCGTATGTGTTGTCGGCGAGGCATTTCCGGAGGGAGTTTGTCAATTCGCAGGTGCCGCGGGACATCTACATGCACATCTGCGGGACGGATCTGATCCGGGACCGGGATGGGAAGTACCTGGTGCTGGAGGACAACGGGCGATGTCCCTCGGGGGTGTCGTACGTGCTGGAGAACCGGCGGGCGATGCGGCGGAGCTTTGCGGGGATGTTCGAGGCGGTGGGGGTACGGGGGGTGGCGATCTATCCGGACGTGCTGTTGAAGACGTTGCGTTACATCGCGCCGGCCGGGGTGGCGGAACCGACGGTGGTGCTGCTGACGCCGGGGCCGTTCAACAGCGCGTATTTCGAGCACACGTATCTGGCGAGGCAGATGGGGATCGAGATTGTCGAGGGGCGGGATCTGGTGGTGCAGGATGCGCGGGTATTCATGCGGACGACGAAGGGGTTGAAGCCGGTGCATGTGATCTACCGGCGCATCGACGACGATTTCCTGGATCCGACGGTGTTTCGGAAGGACTCGACGCTGGGGGTGCCGGGGCTGATCCACGCGTACCGGGCGGGGAATGTGAGTCTGGCGAACTCGATCGGGACGGGGATCGCGGACGACAAGGTGATGTACTATTTCGTGCCGCGGATCATCCGGTTCTACCTGGGCCAGGACCCGATACTCGAGAACGTGCCGACGTACCTGGCCAGCGAGGAGGAGGACCGGCGATACATCCTGGAGCATCTGCCGGAGCTGGTGGTCAAGGCGGCGAATGAGTCGGGGGGGTACGGGATGCTGATGGGGCCTCAGGCGGGGCGGGAGGAACTGGCGGCGTTCCGGGAGCGCATTGTGGCGGATCCCAGGAACTACATTGCCCAGCCGGTGATCAGCCTGTCGCGGCACCCGACCTATTGTGACGGGGCGTTCAGCGGGCGGCACATTGATCTGCGGCCGTTTGTATTGAGCGGGGAGAAGATCTTTGTGTTGCCGGGCGGGTTGACGCGGGTGGCGTTGCGGGAGGGGTCGCTGGTGGTGAACTCCTCCCAGGGCGGGGGGAGCAAGGACACCTGGGTGTTGTACGGGGACGAATGA